In the genome of Palaemon carinicauda isolate YSFRI2023 chromosome 13, ASM3689809v2, whole genome shotgun sequence, one region contains:
- the LOC137651627 gene encoding uncharacterized protein, with amino-acid sequence MVLMQKVWRCLMEKRFSEKYAGITKDMYVGATTQVRSTVGATDKFKVKVGMHQGTALSHYMFDIVMDVMTSKVREEVSWSALLTDDILLTDLTRESVQLKIERGREGPESRGLKTSKTKTD; translated from the coding sequence ATGGTGCTTATGCAGAAAGTGTGGAGGTGCTTGATGGAGAAAAGATTTTCTGAAAAGTATGCCGGAATAACGAAAGATATGTATGTAGGAGCAACCACACAAGTAAGAAGCACTGTTGGAGCTACAGATAAGTTTAAGGTGAAAGTTGGCATGCATCAGGGTACAGCCCTTAGTCACTATATGTTTGACATTGTGATGGATGTTATGACATCAAAAGTTAGAGAAGAGGTGTCTTGGAGTGCATTGCTTACTGATGACATTTTGCTAACTGATCTAACAAGAGAAAGTGTTCAGCTCAAgatagaaagaggaagagaaggaccTGAGAGTAGAGGCTTGAAAACCAGCAAAACAAAGACAGATTAG